One segment of Castanea sativa cultivar Marrone di Chiusa Pesio chromosome 3, ASM4071231v1 DNA contains the following:
- the LOC142627390 gene encoding zinc-finger homeodomain protein 11-like, translating into MDFNPTTPTSPTPDTDAETPPQTQPFKSLSFTNGSLKRHHPLPLPPPTQPQPKPKPQQEPPMLVFYKECLKNHAATMGGLALDGCGEFLPSPNATPSDPTSLKCAACGCHRNFHRRDTDTVPKVFNFHHQLKLSSPRSSPSTSPSPVRSPPPVSHLPPSQYYYSSASSLPQMLLSLSAAAEPSSENPLGKKRFRSKFTQEQKEKMFEFSEKLGWTMQKCNDGLVEEFCNEVGIDRKVLRVWMHNNKSTLRKKEMGLLGHHSTVSDGTAAFCCKKEIDYSVNVHVSANGSSPSS; encoded by the coding sequence ATGGACTTTAACCCCACCACCCCCACCTCCCCAACCCCAGATACAGATGCTGAAACCCCACCACAAACCCAACCTTTCAAGTCCTTATCTTTCACCAATGGCTCACTCAAACGCCACCACCCTCTTCCACTCCCACCACCAACACAAccacaaccaaaaccaaaaccacagCAAGAACCACCCATGTTAGTGTTCTACAAAGAATGCCTCAAAAACCATGCTGCAACAATGGGTGGTCTTGCTCTTGATGGTTGTGGCGAGTTCTTGCCGTCACCCAATGCCACTCCCTCTGACCCAACTTCACTAAAATGTGCTGCTTGTGGTTGCCACCGCAACTTTCACCGCCGTGACACTGACACTGTCCCTAAAGTTTTCAACTTTCATCACCAACTCAAGCTTTCCTCTCCAAGGtcaagcccaagcacaagtcCAAGCCCAGTAAGGTCACCACCACCAGTCTCACACTTACCACCATCACAATACTACTACTCATCAGCCTCATCCTTACCACAAATGTTGCTATCTCTAAGTGCTGCAGCTGAGCCCTCCTCAGAGAACCCACTTGGGAAAAAGAGATTCAGGAGCAAGTTTACACAGGAACAGAAGGAGAAGATGTTTGAGTTTTCTGAGAAATTGGGTTGGACAATGCAAAAGTGCAATGACGGTTTGGTGGAGGAGTTTTGCAATGAGGTTGGGATTGATAGGAAGGTCCTCAGGGTTTGGATGCACAACAACAAGAGCACTTTGAGGAAAAAAGAGATGGGTTTGCTTGGTCATCATAGCACTGTCAGTGATGGTACTGCTGCTTTTTGCTGCAAGAAAGAGATTGATTACAGTGTTAATGTTCATGTTTCTGCTAATGggtcttctccttcttcttga